Proteins found in one Desertifilum tharense IPPAS B-1220 genomic segment:
- a CDS encoding class I SAM-dependent methyltransferase, translating into MSDSQAISQAVAKLYDTYPFPPEPLLDEPPPGYNWRWNWLAAYNFCTGQKPQRQDVRILDAGCGTGVGTEYLVHLNPQASVVGIDLSAGALEVAKERCQRSGANRVEFHHLSLYDVGQIPGEFDLINCVGVLHHLPDPIRGIQSLAPKLAPGGLMHIFVYAELGRWEIQLMQKAIALLQQPGDYRDGVQVGREIFSSLPENNRLVKREQDRWSMENQRDACFADMYVHPQEIDYNIDTLFELIDASGLEFVGFSNPRNWQIERLLGKNPDLVERAKHLSDRQLYRLIELLDPENVTHYEFFLTRPPLPKADWSSEEALLSAIPEINPCIDGWPSRCLFNYDYQLINLSESEFNFLQACDGQKNIQEILAIAPLEFSDIRKLIEQQLILLSSEFRVPSSE; encoded by the coding sequence ATGTCAGATTCTCAAGCGATTAGCCAAGCAGTTGCCAAACTCTACGATACCTATCCCTTCCCGCCGGAACCGCTACTCGATGAACCCCCACCGGGTTATAACTGGCGCTGGAATTGGCTAGCCGCCTATAATTTCTGCACGGGACAAAAGCCGCAACGCCAAGACGTTCGCATTCTAGACGCCGGATGCGGTACGGGCGTTGGGACGGAGTATTTGGTACACCTCAACCCCCAAGCGTCAGTGGTGGGAATTGACTTGAGTGCGGGGGCGCTGGAGGTGGCAAAGGAGCGCTGTCAGCGTTCGGGGGCTAACCGGGTAGAATTTCATCACCTCAGCTTGTACGATGTGGGACAAATTCCAGGGGAGTTTGATTTAATTAATTGCGTGGGCGTGCTGCATCACTTGCCTGACCCCATTCGCGGCATTCAATCCTTAGCCCCGAAGTTAGCCCCAGGTGGGTTAATGCATATCTTTGTGTATGCGGAGTTGGGACGCTGGGAAATTCAACTGATGCAGAAGGCGATCGCGCTTTTGCAGCAACCAGGCGACTATCGCGATGGCGTTCAGGTAGGACGGGAAATCTTCTCCTCTTTACCAGAAAATAACCGTCTTGTCAAGCGAGAACAAGATCGCTGGTCAATGGAAAATCAGCGGGATGCGTGTTTCGCAGATATGTACGTGCATCCCCAGGAAATTGACTACAACATTGACACCCTATTTGAGTTAATTGACGCCTCTGGCTTAGAATTTGTCGGCTTCTCTAACCCGCGTAACTGGCAAATTGAGCGACTTTTGGGCAAAAATCCCGATTTGGTAGAACGGGCGAAACATTTGAGCGATCGCCAATTGTACCGCCTCATCGAACTCCTAGACCCAGAAAACGTCACCCACTACGAATTCTTCCTCACCCGTCCCCCCCTCCCCAAAGCCGACTGGTCTTCCGAGGAAGCCTTACTCAGCGCCATCCCAGAAATCAATCCCTGTATCGACGGTTGGCCAAGTCGCTGCTTATTCAACTACGACTACCAACTGATTAACCTCTCAGAGTCCGAGTTTAACTTCCTCCAAGCCTGCGACGGTCAAAAAAATATCCAAGAGATTCTGGCGATCGCTCCTTTAGAGTTTAGCGATATCCGCAAGCTAATTGAACAACAACTCATCCTACTGAGTTCCGAGTTCCGAGTTCCGAGTTCCGAGTGA
- a CDS encoding adenylate/guanylate cyclase domain-containing protein: MKKVRLGAKMHRAIASVFHIQPQSATVDYASWRRNFMRSRLKLGLWLALISFLTFTLLELSNLIFNREAFQVTWLRSQIAVEFSLALCLLLMHSRLGHRRPGLILLGFSWSVMLIPLHVRAVLTQALEPDLIVWPLALFGQATLVPVCWSLHLISQLGLVGYFVGLSLVRGFPIQMSAVWLTPAVLTLYLLWIFTICNLSVYLYERVQQAEFKARRQLEQAYDKLAAEQQRSEQLLLNILPSSIAERLKYEPTTIADSFAEVSVLFADIVGFTALSDRISPPELVQLLNQIFSRFDQLAEQHQLEKIKTIGDAYMVVSGLPEPKSDHADAIASMALDMQASLDEFNAQMQQDFRIRIGIATGPVIAGVIGIKKFIYDLWGDTVNMASRMESQGIAGRIQVTEATYNRLKSKYIFESRGAIQIKGKGAMLTYLLVGKKG; this comes from the coding sequence GTGAAAAAAGTGAGACTGGGAGCTAAAATGCATCGCGCGATCGCCTCTGTTTTCCACATTCAACCCCAATCTGCAACAGTAGACTATGCTAGCTGGCGGCGCAACTTTATGCGAAGTCGCTTGAAACTGGGGTTATGGCTGGCTTTAATCTCGTTCTTAACCTTTACGCTCTTAGAACTGAGCAATCTGATTTTTAATCGGGAGGCGTTTCAAGTCACCTGGCTGCGATCGCAAATTGCAGTAGAATTCAGTTTAGCGTTATGCCTGCTGCTCATGCACTCTCGTCTGGGGCATCGACGACCGGGTTTAATCTTGCTCGGCTTTTCTTGGTCGGTAATGTTGATTCCCCTGCACGTTCGGGCTGTGTTAACCCAGGCATTAGAACCCGATTTAATTGTCTGGCCGCTGGCATTATTTGGTCAAGCCACCCTAGTTCCGGTTTGTTGGTCGTTACATCTGATTTCTCAGTTGGGTTTGGTTGGCTATTTTGTGGGGTTAAGCCTAGTACGCGGGTTTCCCATTCAAATGTCTGCGGTTTGGCTGACTCCGGCCGTTTTAACCCTTTATTTGCTTTGGATTTTTACGATTTGCAACCTGTCAGTGTATCTTTACGAACGGGTTCAACAAGCCGAATTTAAAGCCCGTCGCCAGTTAGAGCAAGCTTACGATAAACTGGCTGCCGAACAGCAGCGCTCGGAACAATTGCTGCTGAATATTCTACCGTCTTCGATTGCCGAACGCCTGAAATACGAACCAACCACCATTGCCGATAGTTTTGCAGAAGTGTCGGTGCTGTTTGCTGATATTGTGGGTTTTACAGCTTTAAGCGATCGCATCTCGCCGCCGGAGTTGGTGCAATTGCTCAATCAAATTTTCTCGCGTTTTGACCAATTAGCCGAGCAACACCAGCTTGAGAAGATTAAAACCATTGGCGATGCTTACATGGTTGTGTCAGGGTTGCCAGAACCCAAGAGCGATCATGCCGATGCGATCGCGAGTATGGCTTTAGATATGCAAGCCTCCTTAGATGAGTTTAACGCCCAGATGCAACAAGATTTTCGCATTCGGATCGGCATTGCCACAGGGCCGGTGATTGCAGGCGTGATTGGAATTAAAAAATTCATCTACGATCTATGGGGCGATACTGTCAATATGGCCAGCCGCATGGAGTCTCAAGGCATTGCAGGCCGCATCCAAGTGACAGAAGCCACCTATAATCGCCTTAAGTCTAAATATATCTTCGAGTCGCGAGGGGCAATTCAAATTAAAGGCAAAGGCGCGATGTTAACTTATCTGTTAGTTGGGAAAAAGGGCTGA
- a CDS encoding FAD-dependent hydroxylase, with amino-acid sequence MARFPKVQSEYTADVAIVGAGIVGATLACALKDSGLQVVLIEAQPQEQAIAKRQAYALSLMSGRIFQGLGLWETILPQINTFKQIRLSDADYSRFVRFSLEDLGTDALGYVGEHRVLLSALYEALEGCSHVTWLCPAQVETVDYGESGASLQLSLEAPGGSRSVTVQSRLVVAADGSRSRVRELAGIKTHGWKYWQSCVATTIRPEDPHPDTAYERFWPSGPMGVLPLPGNRYQVVWTAPHAEAKALQNLEEKAFLALLEERTGGLLGRLELDAPRAVFPVQLMQSDRYVLPHLALVGDAAHCCHPVGGQGLNMGIRDAAVLAQTLAQAQQQGEEIGALDVLGRYERWRKRENLAILGFTDFLDRTFSNTFVPVVAIRRSGLWMLHTLQGARYLALRLMTGLFGRSPNLAQP; translated from the coding sequence ATGGCAAGGTTTCCCAAAGTTCAATCTGAATATACGGCAGATGTCGCAATTGTGGGGGCAGGTATTGTGGGGGCGACACTCGCTTGCGCGCTTAAAGATTCAGGCTTGCAGGTGGTATTAATTGAAGCACAACCCCAAGAACAAGCGATCGCCAAACGTCAAGCCTATGCCCTCTCCTTAATGTCCGGGCGCATCTTCCAAGGGTTGGGACTCTGGGAAACCATCCTCCCGCAAATCAACACCTTTAAGCAAATTCGCCTCTCTGATGCCGACTATTCCCGCTTTGTGCGCTTCTCCCTAGAGGATTTGGGCACCGACGCCCTGGGATATGTTGGGGAACATCGGGTGCTGCTGTCGGCGCTGTACGAGGCGTTAGAGGGCTGTTCTCACGTCACTTGGCTCTGTCCGGCTCAGGTGGAAACCGTGGACTATGGCGAAAGCGGGGCAAGCCTTCAGTTAAGCTTAGAGGCACCGGGCGGATCTCGTTCCGTCACGGTTCAATCTCGCCTGGTGGTGGCCGCCGATGGATCGCGATCGCGCGTACGCGAGTTAGCGGGCATTAAAACCCACGGCTGGAAATACTGGCAATCTTGCGTTGCAACCACCATACGCCCCGAAGATCCCCACCCCGATACGGCTTACGAACGCTTCTGGCCGAGCGGCCCGATGGGCGTTCTTCCCTTACCGGGCAATCGCTATCAGGTGGTCTGGACGGCTCCCCACGCGGAGGCGAAGGCGTTGCAAAATTTAGAGGAAAAAGCCTTTTTAGCCCTATTAGAGGAGCGTACAGGCGGGCTATTGGGACGTTTAGAACTCGATGCCCCCCGCGCCGTGTTTCCCGTCCAGTTAATGCAGAGCGATCGCTATGTCCTCCCCCATTTAGCCCTGGTTGGGGATGCGGCCCATTGCTGTCACCCCGTCGGCGGTCAAGGGTTGAATATGGGTATTCGCGATGCCGCAGTTTTGGCGCAAACGCTCGCCCAGGCGCAACAACAGGGCGAAGAGATTGGCGCGCTTGATGTCCTTGGGCGCTATGAACGGTGGCGCAAGCGGGAAAACCTCGCCATTTTGGGCTTTACAGATTTCCTAGACCGCACCTTTTCTAATACATTTGTGCCGGTGGTGGCGATCCGCCGCAGCGGGTTGTGGATGCTCCATACCCTCCAAGGCGCGCGCTATCTGGCTTTGCGGTTAATGACGGGTTTATTTGGTCGTTCGCCGAATCTGGCGCAACCATGA
- a CDS encoding bifunctional 4-hydroxy-2-oxoglutarate aldolase/2-dehydro-3-deoxy-phosphogluconate aldolase, with the protein MSEAWFNSLQQQKAIAVIRSPSLELGLEMAKAVAAGGMQLIEITWNSTQPAQLVSKLRSQLPHCWIGAGTLLTSADLQAAVEAGAQFLFTPHTDPTLIQAAVSAQIPIIPGALTPTEIVTAWQAGASCVKVFPIQAVGGIQYIKALRGPLGQIPLIPTGGVTISNAPQLIAAGATAVGLSSDLFPPSSVKQQDWSAIAQLASTLLQTLNLDAQTEA; encoded by the coding sequence ATGAGCGAGGCTTGGTTTAACAGTCTGCAACAGCAAAAAGCGATCGCCGTGATTCGCTCCCCCTCTCTAGAATTGGGTCTAGAAATGGCGAAAGCGGTAGCCGCCGGGGGGATGCAGTTGATTGAAATTACCTGGAATAGCACCCAACCCGCGCAACTGGTGAGCAAATTGCGATCGCAACTCCCCCACTGTTGGATCGGTGCAGGAACCTTACTCACCTCAGCCGACTTGCAAGCGGCGGTTGAGGCGGGCGCGCAATTCCTGTTTACCCCCCACACCGATCCCACCTTAATTCAAGCAGCCGTCAGCGCCCAAATTCCCATCATTCCGGGTGCCTTAACCCCCACGGAAATTGTCACCGCTTGGCAAGCCGGAGCCAGTTGCGTCAAGGTGTTTCCCATTCAAGCCGTTGGCGGCATCCAGTATATCAAGGCACTCAGAGGGCCGTTAGGGCAAATTCCCTTAATTCCCACAGGGGGGGTAACAATTAGCAATGCACCGCAGTTGATCGCGGCTGGAGCTACTGCTGTGGGCTTATCTAGCGATCTGTTTCCTCCAAGCTCAGTTAAACAGCAAGACTGGAGCGCGATCGCGCAATTAGCCAGTACCTTACTCCAGACGCTTAACCTAGACGCCCAAACTGAGGCTTAG
- a CDS encoding PAS domain S-box protein — protein MARNNQYKPIESTWHNPEQRRLASSAQTFEWMSVLTPDGAILEANQATLCLVDRPLEAITGALIWQVYPWMDCFEAQVQLQNAIATANHQESVSLQMVLGKTPQESLVFELSIKSVRDRQGNVTVLIVKGREIAPPPPTPSSTETPENREQERATALLQTTLAEVQHLQHQLDCFLQLSQELVVIASHDGYFRRVNPAAQKLLGYSTEELTALPFLSLVHPDDYHKTQAAIRQQVEEHLSVVQLENRYRAKDGSYKWLSWNSIFTDGFLYAVGRDITEQKDAEVALRESEARYQNLAQLLPVGIFHSDAQGATLYTNPRWSEISGLSAAESLGDGWVQNIHPEDRTQAFVSWQRLINEQIPLQNEFRIIRPDGEIVWCLAQAQAERGENDEIKGYIGSVTDISDRKRTEEEMRLLLQQYRFLADTMPQMVWTGTPDGFIDYYNQRWLDFTGMSLEENLGWGWTAIVHPEDLQRCIDCWNHSLATGTDYQIEYRFKGACHDRYRWHLGRAVPLRNDEGEIMRWFGTCTDIDDVKQVEAALKQSEQEYRELAQRTQLINQLANQIRQSLNLNSILQTVVTEIRSLLSVDQCVFSFCRSEFGSLVWDVVEEASSPDLPSLIGVYPLAEIDELHQKLRNLEIIQIDAVQALDNPLMRQFWSALGFQSVLNVPIQLRSGATGVVSCTHSAKIRPWQKEEVALVVAVCDQIAIAIHQAELYEQSRQAATEAMEKSQQLEQTLYQLQRTQSQLIQSEKMSSLGQLVAGVAHEINNPVNFIFGNLTHAQEYSQQLLGLIGLYQQHYPNPVEDIELEIEEIDLAFLVEDLPKLLDSMKIGAVRIREIVSSLRTFSRLDESDMKEVDIHEGIDSTLMILQNRTKAKVDRQAIRLVKEYGSLPLIECYPGQLNQVFMNLLTNAIDTLDERHVQLSESAIAQIPSTITITTAILNSDWISISIADNGLGIPQAVQQRLFDPFFTTKPIGKGTGLGLSISYQIVVEKHQGRLLCHSSPNRGTEFVIEIPIRQRSC, from the coding sequence ATGGCACGCAACAATCAATACAAACCGATTGAAAGCACTTGGCACAACCCAGAGCAACGCAGGCTGGCGAGTTCCGCTCAAACCTTTGAATGGATGAGCGTACTCACCCCTGATGGCGCAATCTTAGAAGCCAACCAAGCCACCTTATGTTTAGTGGATCGGCCCTTAGAAGCCATAACAGGCGCTCTCATTTGGCAAGTATATCCTTGGATGGATTGTTTTGAAGCCCAAGTGCAACTCCAAAACGCGATCGCCACAGCCAACCACCAAGAAAGCGTGAGTCTGCAAATGGTTCTGGGCAAAACTCCCCAGGAAAGTTTAGTCTTTGAATTGTCGATTAAGTCCGTGCGCGATCGCCAGGGGAACGTCACTGTTCTCATTGTCAAAGGACGGGAGATCGCGCCCCCTCCTCCCACACCCTCTAGCACAGAAACCCCAGAAAATCGAGAACAGGAACGCGCAACCGCACTCCTGCAAACGACCCTAGCAGAGGTGCAACACCTGCAACATCAACTCGACTGTTTCTTGCAACTGTCGCAAGAGCTAGTTGTTATCGCCAGTCACGATGGGTATTTCCGGCGCGTCAACCCTGCTGCTCAAAAGCTGCTGGGCTACTCAACAGAAGAACTGACAGCCTTGCCCTTTTTGAGTTTGGTTCACCCAGACGATTATCATAAAACCCAAGCCGCCATTAGACAGCAAGTCGAGGAACACCTATCCGTTGTTCAACTGGAAAACCGCTATCGGGCTAAAGATGGCTCGTACAAATGGTTATCTTGGAATTCTATCTTCACTGATGGCTTTCTGTATGCGGTAGGACGCGATATTACCGAACAAAAAGACGCAGAAGTTGCCCTGCGCGAAAGCGAAGCCCGTTACCAAAATCTAGCCCAACTCTTGCCCGTCGGGATCTTTCATTCCGATGCTCAAGGCGCTACCCTTTATACAAATCCTCGCTGGAGCGAAATTAGCGGACTGAGTGCAGCAGAATCTCTAGGAGATGGATGGGTGCAAAACATTCATCCAGAAGATCGAACTCAGGCGTTTGTTTCATGGCAGCGTTTAATTAACGAGCAAATCCCATTGCAAAACGAATTTCGGATTATTCGTCCCGATGGTGAGATTGTCTGGTGTTTGGCACAAGCCCAAGCCGAACGCGGGGAAAATGACGAGATTAAAGGCTATATCGGCTCTGTCACCGATATTAGCGATCGCAAACGCACTGAAGAGGAAATGCGCCTGCTCTTGCAACAATACCGCTTCCTCGCCGACACCATGCCCCAGATGGTATGGACGGGTACCCCAGATGGCTTTATTGATTACTACAACCAGCGCTGGCTAGACTTCACGGGCATGAGTTTAGAAGAAAATCTAGGTTGGGGATGGACTGCCATCGTTCATCCTGAAGATCTGCAACGCTGTATTGATTGCTGGAATCACTCCTTAGCCACAGGAACAGATTACCAAATCGAGTATCGCTTCAAAGGAGCCTGTCACGATCGCTATCGCTGGCATTTAGGACGAGCAGTTCCCCTGCGAAATGATGAGGGCGAGATTATGAGATGGTTTGGCACCTGTACCGATATCGACGATGTGAAACAGGTAGAAGCCGCCCTCAAACAAAGCGAGCAAGAATACCGAGAACTCGCCCAACGCACTCAACTGATCAACCAGCTAGCCAATCAAATTCGTCAATCCTTGAATTTGAATTCGATTCTGCAAACAGTTGTTACAGAAATCCGCAGTTTATTAAGTGTGGATCAATGCGTTTTTAGCTTCTGTCGCTCGGAATTTGGTTCTTTGGTGTGGGATGTGGTAGAAGAAGCCAGTTCTCCCGATTTACCCAGTTTAATTGGGGTTTATCCGCTGGCAGAAATTGACGAACTCCATCAAAAGTTACGCAATCTTGAGATTATCCAAATTGATGCGGTTCAGGCTCTCGATAATCCTTTAATGCGCCAATTTTGGAGTGCCTTGGGATTTCAGTCCGTTTTGAATGTGCCCATCCAGTTACGTTCGGGGGCGACAGGGGTGGTGAGTTGCACCCACAGTGCGAAGATACGACCTTGGCAGAAAGAAGAGGTGGCTTTGGTTGTGGCGGTTTGCGATCAAATTGCGATCGCCATTCATCAGGCGGAACTCTACGAACAAAGCCGCCAAGCCGCCACAGAGGCGATGGAAAAAAGCCAGCAACTCGAACAAACGCTCTATCAACTGCAACGCACCCAAAGCCAACTGATTCAAAGCGAAAAAATGTCCAGTTTGGGGCAATTGGTTGCAGGAGTTGCCCATGAAATTAATAATCCGGTGAACTTTATTTTTGGCAATCTTACCCATGCCCAAGAATATAGCCAACAACTGCTAGGCTTGATCGGCCTCTACCAGCAGCACTACCCAAACCCGGTAGAAGACATTGAGTTAGAAATTGAGGAAATCGATCTGGCATTTTTGGTGGAAGACTTGCCCAAGTTGCTCGACTCCATGAAAATTGGGGCGGTGCGAATTCGAGAAATTGTCAGCAGTTTGCGAACCTTCTCGCGCTTAGACGAATCAGACATGAAGGAAGTCGATATTCACGAAGGGATCGACAGTACCTTAATGATTCTGCAAAATCGCACGAAAGCCAAGGTCGATCGCCAAGCGATTCGCTTAGTTAAAGAGTACGGTTCGCTACCTCTGATTGAATGCTATCCCGGCCAACTCAATCAAGTGTTTATGAACTTGCTAACCAATGCCATCGATACGCTAGACGAACGACACGTACAGCTTTCAGAAAGTGCGATCGCCCAAATTCCCAGTACCATTACCATTACCACTGCTATCCTTAACTCAGACTGGATTTCAATCTCCATTGCAGACAATGGTTTAGGCATTCCCCAAGCCGTACAGCAACGCTTATTCGATCCTTTCTTCACTACTAAACCAATTGGCAAAGGAACGGGCTTAGGTTTATCAATCAGCTACCAAATTGTGGTTGAAAAACATCAGGGACGCTTACTCTGTCATTCCTCGCCCAATCGGGGAACAGAATTTGTGATTGAGATTCCCATCCGCCAAAGGTCATGCTGA
- a CDS encoding FAD-dependent oxidoreductase: MSETAKKVVVVGAGWAGLGATYHLAKQGYDVTLLEAAPQPGGLVAGWKTPGGRSVEGGIHGFWYPYQNIFSLVRELGLNPFTPFTRSSQYSPAGLEVESPIFQNELRLPTPLGTFLYTRFKRLPLRDRLSALPLLYAVVDFDNSDEAWRRYDPVTARELFKQFGVSARLYKESFEPMLLVGLFAPGEQCSAAAALGMLYYFILAHQPDFDVVWCRGTVGEMIFQPWVRQIEATGGKVLTNRRVTDVILDESGNAKAVVCGDEQFTADAVIFAVSVSGMKKIVSQSNTLKQYPQFLNLQNLGGIDVLATRLWFDRKVPIPLPSNACFGFDSTTGWTFFDLNALQDEYRDEPGSVIEADFYHANQLLPLSDEQIIAKVHRDLATCVPSFQEARVIDASIIRVAQGVTHFAPGSYQYLLPAKTPISNLFMSGDWIVTRHGSWSQEKAYVTGLESANLVVDSFKHGNRASIIPVEADEPHIELARTLNRNLRDVAQTLLPDFWLP; encoded by the coding sequence ATGTCTGAAACTGCCAAGAAAGTGGTTGTTGTGGGTGCGGGTTGGGCAGGTTTAGGCGCAACCTATCATTTAGCCAAACAGGGGTATGATGTCACCCTACTTGAAGCCGCACCGCAGCCAGGGGGGTTAGTTGCGGGTTGGAAAACCCCAGGCGGGCGCTCTGTAGAAGGGGGGATACATGGATTTTGGTATCCGTATCAAAATATCTTTAGCCTAGTGCGGGAATTGGGACTTAACCCCTTTACGCCGTTTACTCGTTCTTCGCAGTATTCTCCGGCAGGTTTAGAAGTCGAGTCTCCCATCTTTCAGAACGAATTGCGACTTCCCACCCCGTTAGGGACGTTTTTGTATACCCGCTTTAAGCGGCTCCCCTTGCGCGATCGCCTTTCTGCATTACCGTTATTGTATGCGGTCGTCGATTTTGATAACTCCGATGAGGCTTGGCGGCGCTACGATCCAGTTACAGCTAGGGAGTTGTTTAAGCAATTTGGCGTTTCTGCCCGACTGTATAAAGAAAGCTTTGAACCCATGCTCTTAGTGGGGTTATTTGCCCCAGGGGAACAATGTTCAGCCGCCGCCGCCTTGGGAATGCTGTATTACTTTATTCTCGCCCATCAACCTGATTTTGACGTGGTGTGGTGTCGCGGTACAGTTGGGGAAATGATTTTTCAGCCGTGGGTTCGCCAAATTGAAGCCACTGGGGGAAAAGTTTTAACCAATCGGCGCGTTACAGATGTGATTTTAGATGAATCGGGTAACGCTAAAGCCGTGGTTTGTGGGGACGAACAATTTACCGCCGATGCCGTTATTTTTGCCGTTAGCGTTAGCGGCATGAAAAAGATTGTCAGCCAAAGCAATACTTTAAAACAATATCCGCAATTCCTCAACTTACAGAACCTTGGGGGCATTGATGTCTTAGCAACGCGGCTATGGTTCGATCGCAAAGTCCCCATTCCTTTACCTTCCAATGCCTGTTTTGGGTTCGATTCAACCACCGGATGGACATTCTTTGATTTAAATGCGCTGCAAGATGAATACCGCGACGAACCGGGAAGCGTTATCGAAGCCGATTTTTATCATGCCAATCAATTGTTACCCCTCAGCGATGAGCAAATTATCGCCAAAGTCCATCGAGATTTAGCCACCTGCGTTCCGAGTTTTCAAGAGGCGCGAGTTATCGATGCTAGCATCATTCGCGTTGCTCAAGGGGTAACGCATTTTGCCCCCGGAAGCTATCAATATTTATTGCCAGCAAAAACGCCAATCTCCAATCTGTTTATGAGTGGAGATTGGATTGTCACGCGCCACGGTTCTTGGTCTCAAGAAAAAGCCTATGTTACGGGGTTAGAATCTGCTAATTTAGTCGTGGATTCCTTTAAACACGGAAACCGCGCCTCAATTATTCCTGTAGAAGCCGATGAACCTCATATTGAGTTGGCTCGAACGCTCAATCGCAATCTCCGCGATGTTGCCCAAACTTTGCTACCCGATTTTTGGCTGCCTTAA
- a CDS encoding Uma2 family endonuclease has protein sequence MLNLLQKLNSWEELTRQLGLQNVDSDQILLMNGISWEIYEAFLESCKNTSHYRFKYLEGILEIVSPSRRHEFDKKIIALLLETYFIEIGIDFYPLGSTTFRREAAARGIEPDECYCFEVEKPIPDLAIEVVVTSGGINDLLIYQGLGVPEVWFWQNQQFSLYALRGDRYEPISKSEHLPNLDLNLLTRLIQSDDKPKDRIARFQQAIRNPETGLS, from the coding sequence ATGCTCAATTTATTACAAAAGCTGAATAGTTGGGAAGAATTAACCCGTCAACTGGGATTACAAAACGTTGATTCTGACCAAATATTACTGATGAATGGGATTAGTTGGGAGATTTATGAAGCCTTTTTAGAAAGCTGCAAAAATACCTCACACTATCGCTTTAAGTATTTAGAAGGCATTTTAGAGATCGTGTCCCCTAGTCGTCGGCATGAGTTTGATAAAAAGATCATTGCATTATTATTGGAAACCTATTTTATCGAAATCGGGATTGATTTTTACCCGCTCGGCTCCACAACGTTTAGAAGAGAAGCCGCTGCTAGGGGTATAGAACCCGATGAATGTTATTGCTTTGAGGTTGAAAAACCCATTCCCGATCTTGCGATTGAAGTGGTTGTCACTAGCGGCGGCATCAACGATTTATTAATTTATCAAGGTTTAGGCGTACCAGAGGTTTGGTTTTGGCAAAATCAACAATTTTCATTGTATGCTCTACGCGGCGATCGCTATGAGCCAATCTCGAAGAGCGAACATTTACCCAACTTAGATTTAAATCTGCTGACTCGTCTCATCCAGTCGGATGACAAGCCCAAAGACAGGATTGCGAGATTTCAGCAGGCTATCCGCAACCCGGAAACTGGATTATCCTAA
- the dusA gene encoding tRNA dihydrouridine(20/20a) synthase DusA: MNAARSSSVLSIAPMMDRTDRHYRYFMRQITRRTLLYTEMVTTAAILHGDREKLLGFSPEEKPLSLQIGGDDPQDAAECARIAEGFGYDEINLNVGCPSNRVQSGNFGACLMAQPDKVAQVVEAMQKATSLPVTVKHRIGIDDRDRYEDMAEFVRIVSQAGVQHFSVHARKAWLQGLSPKENRDIPPLRYADVYHLKQEFPHLWIEINGGILNLAQVREHLQFVDGVMIGRAAYDDPYLFATVDRDFYGENTVPPTRPQVIEAMYPYVDFWVSRGFKLHTISRHMLQLFAGQPGTKAWKRYLSDRACLPDANSETLRQALAQIPLPAESEMGRVL; encoded by the coding sequence TTGAACGCTGCACGCTCTTCCTCAGTTTTAAGCATTGCGCCGATGATGGATCGTACCGATCGCCATTATCGCTACTTCATGCGCCAAATTACGCGCCGGACGTTGTTATACACCGAGATGGTGACAACGGCGGCGATTTTGCATGGCGATCGCGAAAAGCTGCTAGGATTTTCCCCAGAAGAAAAACCGCTTTCCTTGCAAATTGGCGGTGACGATCCGCAAGATGCAGCCGAATGCGCCCGGATCGCTGAAGGGTTTGGCTATGACGAAATTAACTTAAATGTGGGATGTCCGAGCAACCGGGTGCAAAGCGGTAATTTTGGGGCCTGTTTGATGGCGCAACCGGATAAAGTGGCGCAAGTGGTGGAAGCGATGCAGAAAGCGACAAGTCTTCCAGTTACCGTTAAGCATCGCATTGGCATTGACGATCGCGATCGCTATGAAGACATGGCAGAATTTGTCCGCATTGTCTCACAAGCTGGCGTTCAACATTTTAGCGTTCATGCCCGCAAAGCCTGGTTGCAGGGCCTCAGCCCCAAGGAAAATCGCGATATTCCCCCATTGCGCTACGCCGACGTATATCACCTCAAGCAAGAGTTTCCCCACCTCTGGATCGAGATTAACGGCGGGATTCTTAACCTCGCTCAAGTCCGAGAACACTTACAATTTGTCGATGGGGTGATGATTGGACGCGCCGCCTATGACGATCCTTACTTATTTGCAACGGTGGATCGCGATTTTTATGGAGAAAATACCGTTCCCCCCACCCGCCCTCAAGTGATAGAGGCGATGTATCCTTATGTGGATTTTTGGGTTAGCCGAGGCTTTAAACTCCACACCATTAGCCGCCATATGCTGCAACTGTTTGCGGGACAACCGGGAACCAAAGCCTGGAAACGCTATTTGAGCGATCGCGCCTGTCTTCCGGATGCGAATAGCGAAACTTTACGCCAAGCCTTAGCCCAAATTCCCCTCCCTGCCGAATCGGAAATGGGTCGTGTATTATAG